One part of the Methanofastidiosum sp. genome encodes these proteins:
- a CDS encoding ATP-NAD kinase family protein, with protein sequence EYEVVYNPKELTSREDTLKTINEFKKRQVELIIFCGGDGTARDICEAIGIEIPVIGMPAGVKMFSSVFAINPKAASDLLKAFLEGNSKYKDSDVLDIDEESYRADKFKMKLYGYLKTPYVPNLIQDSKALFEGHVEEMAKEGIAVFASEFMSDGSLYIVGAGSTTAKIAELMGLKKTMLGVDLIKDEKLIASDVNEKAILNYIKNEKSVKIIVSPIGAQGFVFGRGNQQISSQVLRKVGKENIIIVATPQKLENTPFLLVDTGDYELDNELSGKTLVVCAYRMAQRKEIRKD encoded by the coding sequence GAGTATGAAGTAGTATATAATCCCAAGGAATTAACGAGTAGGGAAGATACTCTAAAAACAATAAATGAATTCAAAAAAAGACAAGTTGAACTAATCATATTCTGTGGTGGAGATGGAACCGCAAGAGATATATGCGAGGCCATTGGCATAGAAATTCCTGTGATTGGGATGCCAGCTGGCGTAAAGATGTTTTCTTCTGTTTTTGCAATCAATCCTAAGGCTGCATCTGACCTTCTCAAAGCCTTTTTAGAAGGGAATTCAAAGTACAAGGATTCTGATGTTCTAGACATTGATGAAGAAAGTTACAGGGCAGATAAATTCAAGATGAAGCTATATGGTTATCTAAAAACGCCTTATGTACCAAACCTTATTCAAGATTCAAAGGCGCTGTTTGAAGGTCATGTTGAAGAGATGGCAAAGGAAGGTATAGCGGTATTTGCCAGTGAATTTATGTCCGATGGTTCATTATACATAGTCGGAGCAGGTTCTACAACTGCAAAAATTGCAGAATTAATGGGGCTAAAAAAGACAATGCTTGGCGTAGACCTGATAAAAGATGAGAAACTCATTGCAAGTGATGTTAATGAGAAGGCTATTTTAAATTATATAAAAAATGAAAAAAGTGTAAAGATAATAGTAAGCCCAATCGGAGCTCAAGGCTTTGTATTTGGTAGAGGAAATCAGCAGATTTCAAGTCAAGTTTTAAGAAAAGTTGGAAAAGAAAATATAATAATCGTTGCAACTCCCCAGAAACTAGAAAACACCCCTTTTCTCCTAGTTGATACCGGAGATTATGAGTTGGACAATGAATTATCGGGTAAGACTCTGGTAGTCTGTGCATATAGAATGGCTCAAAGAAAAGAGATAAGGAAAGATTAA